One segment of Ricinus communis isolate WT05 ecotype wild-type chromosome 8, ASM1957865v1, whole genome shotgun sequence DNA contains the following:
- the LOC125370839 gene encoding uncharacterized protein LOC125370839 — protein sequence MATTLDNGSNNAGCDILLKGIPSKKIKVLEKMPSLKLMSTAAQICLLHVVEKNEVEVPSYLVQVSEEVREHEELKFLKIKFAAVFEEPTELPPSRGVLDHRINLEPGSGLSISDRTDIL from the exons ATGGCAACAACCCTAGACAATGGATCAAATAATGCT GGCTGTGACATCTTGCTTAAAGGAATTCCATCTAAGAAGATTAAGGTGTTGGAAAAAATGCCTTCACTGAAACTAATGAGCACTGCAGCTCAGATTTGCTTGTTACATGTAGTGGAAAAGAATGAAGTTGAAGTACCTTCCTATTTGGTGCAAGTCTCAGAAGAAGTTAGGGAGCAtgaagagctgaaatttttaaaaataaaatttgcagCAGTGTTTGAGGAACCAACAGAGTTACCTCCTAGTAGGGGAGTACTTGATCATAGGATTAATCTGGAACCAGGGAGTGGGCTGTCAATATCAGACCGTACAGATATCCTTTGA